Sequence from the Mycobacterium florentinum genome:
TGCCAGGACCCGCCCGGGGAATGGTCCTGGGAACCATTCATAGATAGGGAAAACGCGTGGCTTTGAGTTTCCAGGACGTTATCCAGTCCAAGTACCTGCTGCTGACCACCTTCACCAAGGACGGCCGCCCGAAGCGCACGCCGATCTGGGGCGTGCCCGACGGGGACAAGCTGCTCGTCATCACCGACGACGGGTCGTGGAAGACCAAGCGGATCAACAACACGCCCCGCGTGACGATCGGCAAAAGCGGCGTGTTGGGCAAGCCGCTGAGCGAAGAGGTCGAGGGCGTCGCCCGGGTGCTGCCGAAGTCCGAGACACGGCGGGTCTACAACGCCGTGCTCAAGCGGTACTGGTATCACGCCCCGTGGTTCTACGTGCACTCGATCGTGCGCGGCGGTATCGACAAGGTGCATGTCGGCCTGGAGATCAAACCCGCCTCTTAGCAACGCTTCCCGGCGCATATCGCCGCGGTTAGTGTTGAGCCGTGGCACAGGAACCCAACCGGACATCATCGTCGATCTTGGCGTTGGTCGCCGCGGCGCGCGTCGGCGTCGGAGCCGCGATGCTGCTGGCGCCCGATCGCTTCTTCAAACCAGACTCGGGAACCGAGACGCTGCTGATGCAGACGATCGGTATCCGGGACCTGGTCATCGGGTCGGGTGCCTGCGCAGCGTTGTTGCGCGGCGGCGACGGCGAGTTTCGGCGCTGGGCCGCCATGGGTTTGGTCAGCGACAGCGCCGACCTGCTACTCGGGTTGCGCGGCCGGCCGCTGGTGGGGACCAAGAGCGCGCTGATCGCCACGCTGGCTCCCGTGCCGTTCGTCGGCGCGGGCGTGCGCGGGTTCGTCCGCGGCTTCGGAAAGGGCAGGCAGCCTTAGCCCTGGGCGGCGCGCAGCGCATCGATGGTGTCGGTCACCGTTT
This genomic interval carries:
- a CDS encoding PPOX class F420-dependent oxidoreductase: MALSFQDVIQSKYLLLTTFTKDGRPKRTPIWGVPDGDKLLVITDDGSWKTKRINNTPRVTIGKSGVLGKPLSEEVEGVARVLPKSETRRVYNAVLKRYWYHAPWFYVHSIVRGGIDKVHVGLEIKPAS